The genome window GTTGGATTAGACTGTATTAGATAGAAAGGAAGAATTAAAGAAGAGTGTCTGAACTTACCTGTGCAATGAGCTGCTTGAACTCAGTGATTGACTGGTTTAGGTAGGCCCTGATGCTGACGGGAGGGGCAACAGTGTCAGTCTTCAGATCCACCACGTGAACCTTCACCATCACctctacagagacacacaccaaccAGTCACACACAACTCATTTCCAAAAAGGCTAAAAGAGTTGCTAGTTTTAGTATTATATTTAAATTATTGAATGTGTTTTACTGACCTCCGGGTTTGTATGGCTGGAAGACTTGCTCTGGTCTGCGGGTCTCCAGCAGCAGGTCAAACATGTAGGAGGACTTGACCCCGCCCAGCAGCAGCCCCATGGGGGTGTCCTCCTCGCCCTCGTACGAGCGCTCCAGGTACTCATGGAACTCATCGTACTTGACCAGGCGACAGCAGTCCAGCGGGACCACCCCATCCAGTTCCATGAGCTATGGGGCAGAATGATTggccaaagacacacacaaacacgtccaATTGCTAATAGACGCATAAGGTAATGTTTTGAAGCTTCTTGGCCATTGTAACCCCCCTTTTATTCTTACAACTATGTCTATCCTAGGACCACTCTCTATTCTGACACCGACCGCTGGCTGGTATGAACTGCAGCTGCTGAGTGAGATTAGCTTTCAATGCTTTCCTCCCCGTTTAGCTTCCACTCTGACGTACCTTGTAGGCCATCTCTGTTGCCTCTCTGAGCGTCTTGTCCTTGTGCACTTCCAGCTTGTTCTCCATCATAGCCATCATCTTCACCGGATGCATGCAGAACAGCTTGATCTGACAGAGAAATACAGAGCAATTAACAACAATACAACCCCTGTgaaaaacaacagaacaacatTCAGTCAAATGACCGACACCGTTGACCATGGGAAAGTCCACAGGAGGAGGATGTACCTTGCAGGTATTACGCTCgatctccctctgtcttttctcCTGCTCCTCAGACTCCTTCTCCCTCTGGACCAGATGCTTTATGTGCTCAGGGAAGTCATCACAATCCAGATACTCTGCAGTGGTAACAACACGGCCCATCAGTCAAGAGATCACCATAACTAACTGGGGGTCCAAGTCATTGAGAGAGACTAGGAGAGCAAAACCTACTAGGATTGTTATACCCACATATTCAACTTTATACAGATGAACAGTCATTTTAGACATTTAAAAGCAAACTTGATTATGGAACTAGACTTGGTTCAATATGTTTCCCTTACTTGCATTCCTTGAGGGGTCTTTCAACCTATAAATCAGCATATACGCATTCGTAGAGCTGTTGGAACAGAAAAACATCTTATTAAATGCAAATGGAGAAAAGGAAAATGAGTAGCCAAATAGAGTTCCATCTTCCTTTCCAAACACATGAAAGAACAGTGCATTACGTAAAAGCTCAGTTATCAACAGGGCTTTGTCCTAGCCTGAATAACCACCCTCTAGTTTTTCTCCCAGGGAGACTTCAATAAAATGTAGGACTAAGTAAAAAAGCCCCGGTTCATCCCCATTAAAGCTTCCTCTGGTATTGAACGTTGCGGTGTGTGGAGTGGRAAGTGAACAGATGCTGGTAATGTTCTGGCCATGTAGGCATGCATTAGTAGGTACATACAATGAGATTGTGAGATGGGAGAGCCAGGCATGGGAGTGAGATGTGTTCAGGGACATATTGATTTCAGATCAATCCAGAGATTGACAGAGACAGGAGCTCCACTGACCTGGCAAAGGCACTGGAGTAATAGCCTCTGCTCCCCGAGGACCCTCCATATGTTTTCCTGATGTCTTCCTGGGTGATCTatataaggacacacacacacacacatcaacacactggACCACCACCGTTGTGTTTCTGACAACTGTCAGTTACAATGACAGGAGTTATGTTGATGCAACCTGTGTTGAGTTGTTTTGTCTAGTATTACATGCATAGTAAACATAAGTTATTGTAAGACTGATAACCTTGCTGACGTGCTGGTCGTTGAAACTGTACCACTGGCCATCGCTGAAGGACTTAATGCAGGCATAATAGTGGCCACCTGCAGCGCTGCCCGAATGCACCATGACCGAGAACAGCTCAAAGGTCAATGAACTCTGTAGACGAGACAGGGGCAGGAGAGACAATTGGCTAACAATTAAATCTAATGACAGCAGATTGCACTACATGCAAACAGACCAGGATGGGCTATAAGACACAGGGAGTACGGGTGCTAGAGTGTAAGGACGGTTTGTGTGGTATTACATACAGTGTTGAGGCTGGGTACCTTTGGCTTCAGGACCCTCTCAGTACTGCTGGCACTGTCCAGGCAGATGCCCTCATCCACACCGTCGTCCGCCGAGAAGTCGTTGCTCATCTGGTCGCTGTGGCAACTGCCTTCATTCTCTGCCCCGCTGTCAGTGCAGCTCTCCGTTTGAGGAGATTTCTATGAGAGCAGGCATTGATCAAAAACAAAGAgcaggatggaaagagagagaaagcagacagaGTTCAGGTATCAGTAACACTCATGAATTAATGATGACTTCATGGAAATTACTAATACATGAAACATAATCGAAAATCTAATTTGAGTGGACCTGAAAGGCTGGCACTATTCCACCCCACCCCGTGCCTCATTCTATCTAGAGTATAAAACACATAGGAGGCCACACTGGGCTGGTGTGTCTCACCTCGTCCTCCACGTCAATGAAGGGACCCATGTCCAGCTCCTCAGGGAAGGACATGCGGTCGTTGAGTTTGATGCGGTGCATAGTGGTGTAGTCAAAGTCAAAACGCTTCAGCTGCAGAGTCAGCAGGTAGGGAAAGTGAAGAAATCTCAGCCCCTGTGGAGGGAGGGCAAAGGGCATGGGTCAGAACACAAATTGCCTGGGCAGACCAGTGACCACCTTCACTCAATACCCCCCCCCATCAGTTCTCCCATGACCCAAAGGGAAGTGTGGTCTTAACATCAACAAGATCACTAGTCTGTATACTCACCTTACGGGCATCACATTTTTTCTTGCAGCGCTCACAGAAGTACTGGTTGGCCCCGTCCAGAGTCTCTGGCTGGACGAAGGCCTGCAGAGCCTCCTCCTGTTTCAGTGAGTCACAAAGGCACTGTATCAGTAACAACTCTGACCACATCTACGTCACATTACACTGTCTTACTATTAACAGTCTTAGGAAAATGCAGGAGCATACAGCAGGGTCTGGACTTCAGTGTCTGCGCGGTGAATACATAAATGACCATCATAGCTTTGATCTCTTCACACACTTGGATTAATACTGCTATAGTCATCAAGAAGGGCAGAGAcaagagatggaggcagagagacacacaccacgcTGCCATAAGCCTGGCTGGCCCCAAATGGTCTGATGACCAGTGGGATGTCCAGGTAGGTGTCAATCCTCCAGCTCTCATAGCCACACTCCAGACAGCGCACATAGTCCTTCAGCTTCCCCTGGTACAGCTGGTTAATCAGGTCAGCCTGAGGGGGAACACAACACGAGGGAGTCAGGCCCAAGCAgtcacaacactcacacacatgtatCTCTCAGAATTCTGAAATACGCTCTTCACTGCTCACACTGAACCTACTACTCACACAACTCTATGCCAGCTTAATAATAATGTAAACTCCCTAAACTCTAACACTCCCCAAAGACAATGACTCGGCTCCTCTCAAAAAGTCAACACATTTCACTTAATATGTGATTGCAACAGCAGGCTCATTAACTGGGTAAGACCCTATTTAACAGGTAGAGACCAATTGGTCCAAGTGTTGGATGTTAATGGAAAACTGTCTAATGCAAAAGGAGATTAGCTGTGGAGTCCCGCAGGGGAGTGTCCTTGGTCCACTGCTCTTCCTACTGTACATTAATAATATGAAAATCAGCCTGCTCTTGTAAATAGTttttgtatgcggatgactctgcTCAATTGGTGTCCCAAAAGAACAAAGCCTCAGTAGAAGAGATCCTTAGAGCGGAGTTATCCAATATTTCCAAATGGCTTATTTGGTTCCAGAGTAACGCTTGCAAGGTCCCCTGGTTTCAGTGTCAAAGTGGGCAACTCAGAGGTTAGACCAAAAACATCACCTTGGGTGTTAATTTGATAGGTACCTGACCTGTGAGATTatgtttaacaaaaaaaaatatatatatataattcctaGCTCAGACCTCTAAATGGCTTGATATTGACACCCTGAAGAGTTTGGCAGGTAAGCTAGTTCAGTGTCACTGATTATGTGTGctcatcatggttcaccagcagccacaAACATCTAAACAATTTAGGATTTAAAAACTTTTGATTCTAAAGAATAAGCCACAGACCAGCTAAAACAAGCTTGAAAGAATTGTATTTTAACTCCCCCGGCCCTCGAACTTATCTGGAGGTCCAGCGTTTTAAGCAGCTAGGGTGGctgtgtaaaaataaatgttattaatTGAAGTGATCTGGTAAGGTCCACAGGATTATCACTGACTCAGCCCTCACATACCTATCCAACTATGTTTATTTAGAGATGCCCACCAGCATAATACCTGCGCCAGAGACTTTCACCATTTAAAATTTTAGAGTATATCTGGTAAGAACCCTTTTTTRTATTCCAGTGCTGTTGAGTAAAACAAACTACCATAGCAACTTAAAGCCATACCAACAATAACCTCATTTAAATAGAATGTAAAAAGCTAGCTAACAATTGAAAAGTAGCAAACATTTTCATGTCTGTATATATCTGGAATATGTAACTAATCTAccctgagtgtgcaaaacattaagaacatctttccctgaccaggtgaaagatgatcccttattgacgtcacttgttaaatccattcgaatcagtgtagatgaaggggaggagacaggtaagagggatttttatgccttgagacatggattgtgtgtgacattcagagggcaAATAGGCAAGACAAacgtaagtgcctttgaatggggtatgatagtaggtgccaggcgcaccgatttgtgGCAAGAACTGCAAATCAGTTTCTCataagaatggtccacctcccaaaggacatccagccaacttcacaactgtgggaagcattggagtcaacatgggccagcatccctgtggaacgatttTGACACTTTAGAAACCAAGCCCCGAcaagttgaggctgttctgagggtaaaagggggtgcaactcaatattaggaaggYRTTCWtaatgttttgtacactccgtgtttGTCAACAACCCAAAGAAATAGGGACCACAGCAGAAATAAATctgactttattgtgcaatcccgTTCACATTTTTTGTATGCatgtaattttttaaatgacaaataaaaacaaacagttGAAGAAAACAATAATAGAAGTTCAAATAAGTACCGTAAGTGGAGAAAACTGCTGCTGGGGACACAAAYATAGCAAAAATCAAAATGKGACTTTGATTAACCACTGATAATGCAGAGCATTCTTTACAAATACAGCTAAATGCAGGAGCCTAGTGCTTCTATCCACAGTGAATTAAGTGTTTACGGTTCATACCAAACTCCTGAGATCAGAAAACGCTAAYCCTCAGCCTTACTGGCTCTTTCTCACCTTCCCACAGAAGGCCCTTTGTTCTGGGCCTGGGGAAGGCCCCTCATTGGCTCCCTGGATTAGTGTTTTCAGACAAGTAACAGGGTTCACTTTTCTTTCATACCTGCTCTGTCTGCTTCCATTTCTGCTCCAAGGCATCAAACATGACCCTACACAGCTCCTGGACRTCATGCTGCTGCCAGGCTGAAAACACAGATACGCAGACACAACAGAAGAGACATAGATAAACACACAGACCAGTTAAGACAGTGAACtgtgtgacaaaacaaacaaagtacCCCTTCACCCACACTCTTCCAGTTCCTTTATCAAAACATCAGAAGCGGTTAAGCCTAGGCTCCTCCTGGTTACGGGGAGGCTGCCTAGATGTAGCAGTGTGACAGCCCACCTTCRCTGCTGTCCCAGCCAAAGCTGCGGGTCACGTCGGTGGTCTCGATGGCCCTCTTCTTACTGGTCTGCAGCAGCAAAAACAGCCTCTGTAGCTGGTAAGGGATGCTGGTAACCGGGTCTTCTTCCGACTCCTCAAACTCCCAGCTGGAGGGAACAGTGGAcaagtagaaaatagttttaGGACAAAGCTCTTCATTAAATACCGTTGTTTAGAACAATACAAAGAGCTTCACGAGAACAGGTACTTACTTGTACAGTGCATTTCTGAACTCTGGGGTCATAAACAGTGTTTGTAGAAGGCTGTTCAAATAGCAGGTCATGGCCTGGTTAACCAAACCCACATATCCTGCAGAGGGGGAGAAAGACATGAAATCAAaagtaatttgtcacatgcgccaaatacaacaggtgtagaccttagtgaaatgcttacttacaaacctttaacaaacaatgcagttaagaaaaaagaagtgttaagtaaaaaatctaagtaacaaataattaaagagcagcagtaaaataacaatagcgaagctatatacagggggtaccggtacagagtcaatgtgcgggggcaacggttagtcgaggtaatatgaacatgtaggtaaagttaaagtaactacgcatagataataaaccgagagtagcaacagcgtaaggggggggaaatgcaaatagtccgggtagccatttgattagctgttcaggagtcttatggcttgggggtagaagctgttaagtagTCTTTTGAAAATAGACTTGGCacgccggtaccgcttgccgtgtggtagcagagagaacagtctatgactagggtggctggagtctttgaatttttagggccttcctctgacacagcctggtatagaggtcgtggatgggaggaagcttggccccactgATTTACTGGGATGTACGCACTactctagtgccttgcggttggaggccgagcagttgccataccaggcagtgatgcaaccagtcaggatgctctcgatggtgcagctgtagaaccttttgaggatctgaggacccatgccaaatcttttcagtctcctgagggggaataggctttgtcgtgccctcttcacaagtatcttggtgtgtttggaccatgatagtttgttggtgatgtggacgccaaggaacttgaagctctcaacctgctYcactacagccccatcgatgagaatgggggcgtactcggtcctccttgTCCTTTAGTCCTCAATcatgtcctttgtcttgatcacgttgagggagaggttgtcctggcaccacacggccaggtctggcctcctccctataggctgtctcatcgttgtcggtgatcaggcctatcactgttgtgtcgtcggcaaacttgatggtgttggagtcgtgcttgaccgtgcagtcatgagtgaacaagagtacaggaggggcccccgtgttgaggatcagcgtggtggatatgttgttacctacccttaccacctgggggcggcctgtcaggaagtccaggatccagttgcagggggaggtgtttagttccagggtccttagcttagtgatgagctttgagggcactatggtgttgaacgctgagctgtagtcaatgaacagcattctcacataggtgttccttttgtccaggtgggaaagagcagtgtggagtgcaatagagattgcatcatctgtggatctgttggggcggtacgcaaattgaagtgggcctagggtttctgggataatggtgttgatgtgagccatgaccagcctccaaagaacttcatggctacagatgtgagcgctatgggtcggtagtcatttaggcaggttaccttagtgttcttgggcacagggactatggtggttttcTTGAAACRtgttggtattacagactcagtcagggacaggttgaaaatgtcagtgaagacacttgccagttggtcagcgcatgctcagagtacatgtgctgttaatccgtctggccctgcggccttgtgaatgttgacctgtttgaaggtcttacatCAGCTACGGACAGCATGattacagtcgtccggaacagctgatgctctcatgcatgtttcagtgttacttgcctcgaagcgagcatagaagtaatttagctcgtctggtaggcttgtgtcactgggcagcttgcggctgtgctttcctttgtagtctgtaatagtttgcaagccctgccacagccgacgagtgtcagagccggtgtagtacgattcaatcctagtcctgttttgacgctttgcctgtttgatggttcatcgaaGGGCATAGCGGGAGCTTCCGGGTTATAGTctcactccttgaaagcagcagctctacccttaagCTCAGTGCAGATGCAGCCTGTAATCcagggcttctggttggggtatgtacgtagtcACTGTGTGGATgacatcaatgcacttattgatgaagccagttgATGAAGCCAGCCAgacgtggtgtactcctcaatgccagcGGAAGAataccagaacatattccagtctgtgctagcaaaacagtcctgtagcttagcatctgcttcatgaAGTGAGCTGTCAGGGGGGTTACGTAACAGGAAGTGAGGTCAAGTCTATGCTGTTGACAGAAAGGGTGTACCTGTGTCAGACTTGTTGAGGATGGAGGAGTAGGAGTAGCTGGGGCTGCTGTAGTCGCTGCTGCAGCCCACCGTGCCGTCTCTGGGCAGCGGGCCGATGAAGCGCTCCTGGGAGCTGTCATCCAGACCACTGCTGCTCGCTGTCCCCGACTCATCCTACACAAAGGAGAATTAAGCTTCAGCTCATAGCTACCACTAGTCTACCAAGAATKAACTGCATGTCAATCCCTCCTCCAGGGGAATGCTCTAGGCATGCTGGTATTCATATTAACCATTAACTCTCATCTTCCCACTCACTCACCGATGCAATCAGAGGCTGTTCTCCGTCCTTGTCTGTGAGTTGGAGGAAGTTCCTCTTCCCGGGCTCGAACCCGGACTCAGTGAGGGACATCTCACTGCTGGGGTCCAGCGACCCCTGGGGGAgaacagaaaaagagaaaaaacacccttcagtttggccaggcaggtCTGAACATGAGAAAATAGCAGAcgcaaacaaaataaaactagGATTTGAGATTGAAAAAGTTCAGTAGTTCCCCACAATACAACCTAATCAACCTGTCAATCAGAGGTTCCCATTGAATTCATAAGGAGAATCCTCCCCATGATCATTCAAAAGATGAGCTTTTAGGACCAGTTTGTGGAGCATGCTATGAACCGCAGTGTTTTGTCATGTGATGTTggctgtagggggggggggggggggggggggggtagccagCAGTGGAAAGAGCTTAATCCACTGACCTACTCTTGTGAGAACTCCAGCCTCAGATTACTTCAGGGACAGGAAAGAAAGAGACTGGCGTACATAAAGCTATTTACACACTATGGGGAGGATCCAAACGGCACTATTTCAAAGTGCGGCTCAGTTGAGCAGCTGACGTACAGTAGACAGTATAGCCATGTGTGGAGGAGGAGCAAACAACGGACGTTTTGGAGGAGTTTGAACGTGTACACAAGTATATAACCCCCCCACCAGGATCCAATAAAGGGACCTGGGATCATAAGGTTGTCTTAGGACACAGACGCACCATGTCCCCTGTCTTGCGCCATGCCAGGTCAAAGGTGCCGTTCACATAGCCCGCCTTGTGGGCCACATCCTCGAAGAGTTTGGGGAGGGTGGTGGAGGCTGGCAAGTTGAGGGTGAGCCTCTCGTTGACCGTCTTAGCATTGGTAGTGTCCTGGACTATGCACAGCACTCTGGGCTCCTCCGCCGCATCCTCTATCTGTAGGATACATACAAACACCYTGAGTGCAGAGCGCACACACCTTCATTCAGTGYTCTACTTCATGACAAAATATTAAAACGTTATCAGCAGGTTATTTGCATGCATTCAGGGAGCCGAGAGATTTGACTGCAGTCAGTGGGTAGGGCATTCTCATACTCGCACGTGAATGTCATCATAACAGGCGAACGAACACCAGACAAGAAACTAGAGCAGGCGGATGGTGCAATGCAGGATTTCTATTATATGACCTACAGTGTGGACCTTACGTTGCATTACGTTCTTGGAAGATGCAGATTAAAATAGTTGCCCAAACCTAGAGGGAGGCACATTACAGAGACTGGAACAGAGCCATGCTTCCAAACTATCATACAGTGCCAAAAATTCCTCCATAAGGAATGTCTCATCAGTAAGGAAACTGAAAATATCTGGTTAATCTGGTTAAGTAACTCAAGGGACGGGATGACAGTACATTATTAAATTGACCAAAAACCATAACATGCAATGATAGATCAAGATTTGAGCCTCATGCATACATKGAATCTATAGGGCTAGTCTGGTTTACCAGTGAGAGCCTCACACCATCACAACCTCATTGTTTCTATTCAGTCTGGCTTTGTCCATGTTATTTATGAAATGATGGGCTAGTTATTCAGCAAATCTAGTGAAGCCAACATTCGTTATGATTACAATGTCCACTACAGTGTATAAGACTATTTTCCCCAAAGCAGGCCTTCCAGGAATGACACAAGAGAAACCTGTCCCGGACATAGTGGTGTTTCCGTGACTAAGTGTGCCCAAAACAACTGTTCCAATGAGGCTCACGCAATAACACAAGCTTAAAAGGTCTATCAGCACCATTACATGGCCAGTGCTTATTGTGACCTTTAATTGTGGACAATTAAATATAGTCCATGAGTGTGGTGTGTTAGCATTTGTCAAATGTTTCCCTAATYGAAGAACCTTTTGTATTTTCCTAAAGAATTCAAATGAGTCATCCCCCAAACAAAAATTCCTATGTTCTGTGTATTTAACCTACATGTGTGTCATGTTGGGCTGGTGTTACCGCCATTTGGGTTAACAAAACTGGCCCTCAATCAATCAGCCCTCTATTCTAAAAGTTTCTATTTTGTTAAGGTTGAGGCACAGTAACCAGCTGGTGGTAGGTTGGCCAAACATTCAGGACAGCAATAACCTGATGCTCCATGCAGTCATCAGCAAACCCCACACAGTAAACTGCACACAGCCACAGACTATCCACTCCGCTAGGAGGAACTACCTGAGAAAACCTCTTCTTCATCTCAACGAAAATACTCTGCCTGCAACTCCAAAACATACCCTAATGACACATGGGAAGGAGGGGTGAAAAACACAAAGATTAAAACAGTGCAAACAGCTGTTACCGAGAAGGGAAACAGTTACGCAACATGCTAGAGTTTCTCTATGTATCCACAAGCACACCGGCTCAGACGAACTAACTGGGAATGGCACGCTTTCAATTCACTTCTAAACACCACAAGTAATACTGTAGGTATTATTAAAATCAAACAGACAGTTACTTGTTCTATGTAAAGCTGGTGATCTTGGCAAACTATGTCCCGGCCGATGCTACAAACAAGCCGCAGATGTCAACACATGAGTGAATCATCAGATTAGGGGTATTTTTATCACAGATAATGTCKCAAGGTGCTGACATGCAGCCGTAGGTGCTATAGAGCACAGACAATCGCACTACACAGAACAGATACGAGAATCTAGGCTAAATGACAAACAGAGGAATTATTACTTAACTAAAACCAGAGTTATTAGTCTGGATTTCTGTTAAGTCATTATTGATCCAGTCAGGTGACACCGAAAAACATTTTCCTTCCAATAGGGCAAATAACAGCAAGCGAACACCCAGCATCAGTAGGCCTACAGCAACACTAACTCTATTGATGAGCCTTCAGAGGGTGAGAACAACCTGGTCTATAGTCGCTGGCTGGCAGAAAACCCTGAATTTCAGCAGAACTTCAGCTGGTAATTTTCAGTCTCATTTTCATGTCACTCCAGTCTGTAAGATCAAATTTTTTCTTCAATCAAGAAGACAGTCTGGGAGGGGGAAAAAGTGTCTCTTTACTTCCTGGTTTCACAGTAGCACCTGAGGTCTAATGACTCTTCCTGAAACAGATACTGAAACTTTTCTATGCATGTTGTTTCTCGGGAACTGTGAACATTGCATAAAGGGAAAGCAAGAGTGGGCTTGTTAACCTGCTTGGGGATTTGGTTTTCAAAAGAACATTTAGGACTAACATGAGTTGCCATGGGAATTACATTGCATTAACATGCATTTGCACATCTGACAAACTGTAGACAATTTCCTGGAAAGAAGATAAAAATGTCCCTAGTATAGTTGAAAGGTCTGAAACTAACATTTTTATAAAATCTCAAACACGTAAAtacaatagcccttacacagtatTAGTCCTGTTACCTCCTAGGAAAGTCTGCTCACGCAACAGGCAAGGGCAAATGCCACCACCAGCACAGAGGACATTATACGAGTGTTTGAAGCTAGCCTACACAACTTAGAGAACTACATATTTGACTTGCAGACCTTGTTTTACTTGAGACAACAGGAACAATTTTATAACAATACAACAGCAGGTGTGCCTATGCTCAATGCCAGATTGAGGACTAAGTCTAACCTCAGAGGCCGAAAACACTCTCCACCCCGCTGACTCATCCCACTGCACACGACTTCTGTCAAGCGCTTTAACAGCAGCTagcaggtggctctacaaagtttaAACCAACCAGTTCCCTCTGGATGACTCAACAGTAGGCAGGAGTGGATATGTTGTGAAGCTACTGCTTCAAATAATGACTATTGCCTTCATTGGTTGGACAATAACAAGATCTTTAAACTGAGTGTTGTTGCTGTCAAAAAAGCTCTGTTTCAAGTCGCCTAACCTGTTCCATTTCAAATTGagatgaaaatgaaataatcattctcttgCTTGGTTAATGGATAACAAAGACGATTCTCCATTATTTTACACAAGACATCCACTGAAATATGAGGCCTAGCCATGCTCAAATGCAGAGTGACAGGGGCCCAGGCAGCGATGTGTGTAGGGTTGGAGATTGTCATCAGAGTTTGGCCGTGGAGAGCAGTGAGCCCTGCATAGAGCTGAAATAATGGTTTCAGCTGCGTGAttagggggatggagagaggactgATCAAGGCTTCGCTGAGCATAGCAGCACAACTGCTTGGGCCTTCAGCACTGGGAACACTTGATTATTGAGAGAGGCTGTCCAGAGCAGATTAAAACTAGTCAATTCCATTTTAAGGAGAAGTATTATCCTACTGAGGCCAACATTCCAGTCTCAGCCCTAATACCAGCCTAAACAGAGGCTCAGCACTCCTTGTCTTTATCC of Salvelinus sp. IW2-2015 unplaced genomic scaffold, ASM291031v2 Un_scaffold631, whole genome shotgun sequence contains these proteins:
- the usp47 gene encoding ubiquitin carboxyl-terminal hydrolase 47 isoform X7; the protein is MEMVPSEENQLVLKEIEDAAEEPRVLCIVQDTTNAKTVNERLTLNLPASTTLPKLFEDVAHKAGYVNGTFDLAWRKTGDMGSLDPSSEMSLTESGFEPGKRNFLQLTDKDGEQPLIASDESGTASSSGLDDSSQERFIGPLPRDGTVGCSSDYSSPSYSYSSILNKSDTGYVGLVNQAMTCYLNSLLQTLFMTPEFRNALYNWEFEESEEDPVTSIPYQLQRLFLLLQTSKKRAIETTDVTRSFGWDSSEAWQQHDVQELCRVMFDALEQKWKQTEQADLINQLYQGKLKDYVRCLECGYESWRIDTYLDIPLVIRPFGASQAYGSVEEALQAFVQPETLDGANQYFCERCKKKCDARKGLRFLHFPYLLTLQLKRFDFDYTTMHRIKLNDRMSFPEELDMGPFIDVEDEKSPQTESCTDSGAENEGSCHSDQMSNDFSADDGVDEGICLDSASSTERVLKPKVPSLNTSSLTFELFSVMVHSGSAAGGHYYACIKSFSDGQWYSFNDQHVSKITQEDIRKTYGGSSGSRGYYSSAFASSTNAYMLIYRLKDPSRNAKYLDCDDFPEHIKHLVQREKESEEQEKRQREIERNTCKIKLFCMHPVKMMAMMENKLEVHKDKTLREATEMAYKLMELDGVVPLDCCRLVKYDEFHEYLERSYEGEEDTPMGLLLGGVKSSYMFDLLLETRRPEQVFQPYKPGEVMVKVHVVDLKTDTVAPPVSIRAYLNQSITEFKQLIAQATELSAETMRVVLERCYNDLRLLYVPNKTLKAEGFFRSNKVFVESSESPDHQVTFTDSLLWKLLDRHGNTIRLFVSLPVQSPGTNRTICQKVGGDPEECSEGSKVNXNSVEPILEESTEKLKNLSLQQQQGSSTSDSQKSSDTSDFEHIESPSPSQEPDSSSVSAVVAVDNRELENRIRVASGGGAYSDPETQFPGEERSDSEVNNDRSTSSVDSDILSSSHSSDTLCNADSGPIQLANGLDSHSITSSRRSKANEGKKETWDTAEEDSGTDSEYDENGKSKAESYYLYFRAEPYAQEDGSGEGGQKCVLVHVDKRITLSAFKQNLEPFVGVTSTQFKVFRVYANNQEFESVRLNETLSSFSDDNKITIRLGRALKKGEYRVKVYQLLVNDAEPCKFLVDTVFAKGMTVKQSKEELMPQLKDQCKLDLNIDKFRLRKKTWKNPGTVFLDYHVYEEDINISSNWEVFLEVLDGPEKMKSMSQLAVLTRRWTPAQMKLEPFREVVLESSSVEELKEKLSEISGVPLENLEFAKGRGTFPCDISVLEIHQDLDWNPKVSTLNVWPLYICDDGAVVFYRDSTEEPMEQSEDERNELMKRESSRLLKTGHRVSYSPRKEKALKIYLDGGPVKDPGQD